In Bacteroidales bacterium, the following proteins share a genomic window:
- a CDS encoding peptidylprolyl isomerase: MNRPLLPQSLIMLLLSISALSLHSQTIPDTALLHLTAPDTFQAVFVTTKGEITIEAYRDWSPQGADRLYQLIKSGFYTDNCIFRVQPEYVVQFGISDSSEANFFWDKRPIADEPVKGSNLKGVISYARDGANTRTAQLFINIKDNFKLDTINYNGLRGFPPIARIISGFEVVEAFNSNNGFEPANHQDSVMVQGNAYWEKKFPGLDYIREVRIKN; the protein is encoded by the coding sequence ATGAACCGACCTCTTCTCCCCCAATCCCTGATCATGCTCCTGCTTAGCATATCAGCCCTTTCTCTCCATAGTCAGACCATCCCTGATACAGCCCTTCTCCATCTCACCGCCCCGGACACCTTCCAGGCCGTTTTTGTCACCACCAAAGGAGAAATCACCATTGAAGCTTACCGGGACTGGTCGCCACAGGGCGCCGACAGGCTATACCAACTCATTAAGTCAGGCTTTTACACCGACAACTGCATCTTCCGGGTTCAGCCCGAATACGTCGTCCAGTTCGGTATTTCTGACAGCTCCGAAGCCAATTTCTTCTGGGACAAACGGCCCATTGCAGATGAGCCCGTCAAAGGGAGCAACCTGAAGGGTGTTATTTCCTATGCCCGTGATGGTGCAAATACCCGCACCGCCCAGCTTTTCATCAATATTAAAGACAATTTCAAGCTCGATACGATCAATTATAACGGCCTCCGCGGTTTTCCACCCATAGCCAGGATCATCAGCGGCTTTGAGGTCGTTGAAGCATTCAACAGTAACAATGGTTTCGAGCCCGCCAACCACCAGGACTCGGTGATGGTGCAAGGCAATGCTTACTGGGAGAAGAAGTTTCCGGGATTAGATTACATCAGGGAAGTAAGAATAAAAAATTAA